The region CTATAACCGTTTAAATCCCGGTAAAAAATTCGTACTGAAGTATACAACCGTGAGTGGGGTAGATGGATTTGACGGTACCAGAAAAGAAGCTGAGAAAGCAGTAGTGAAGTCAATTGACTAATTGATTTTTACATATATAATTGAAGAAGCGCTCGGGAAACTGAGCGCTTTTTGTTATTGCTTCGTTAGTATGTATTTGTCCCCATTTTCCCTCAATAAAGTTAATGTATTAGCTTTTAGATTGTAATTCCAGGTTCCGTCTAAAATTAATGACCAATCGAATTGTGCAGTCCAAAAACATGAATTTTTAAATATAATTGTATTCCCATTTTTGTTATAAGAATAGTTCCCATTACAAATAGCAGGTGGCTTTTGGGCATTACTGTTACCTTTAAATAATCCGTTTTCAAGGCTTAATTGTACTTCAGCACTTTGTCCGTTTCTTTCAAAGAATCCCAAATACTGCCCCTCAATATTTTGATTCTTCATAATGTTTTCATCATTATTGCAGCCAAAAGAGACTAACACTATTATAATAAGAAGTAAAAATCTTGTTTTCATAATTATTTTTTTTGATGTTATATTATATAGATGTATTTTTTTTATAATGGTTGCGTAACATCGTTTTTACTTGATTATTACGAAAAATATTCTGAAAGAGTATGTCTACTTCAAAATGCACAACAGGTTAATCTTATTTAAAAATAAAAAGAGAGTTGTCTAAATGACAAACTCTCTTGGGTATTTGTATAAATGTGCCTTGACGTTTAAAGCATATTAAAACTTGAGGTCTAAACCTATATAAAAATTGGCTCCCATAATTGGTGCATAAACCATTCCGCCATCGAAGTAGTTACCAAAAGGATTTTTGGCATCCAGAATAGCATTTTTCTGCTTGTAATTCGTCAGGTTTTCACCACCGGCATATATTCTTACCTTTTCATTCAGATTTTTCGAAATCTGGGCATTTAAAGTCGTATATGCATTGGAATAATCCGGAAGTCTGAGTTCTTGTGGGTTACTCTGTGTGAAAGGGATTCTTTGTTTTCCAATCCAATTTAATGTAGTGTCGAAACTCCAGAAACCACCTTTGTCATTTTTATTAGTTGCATATGCAGCATTAAAGAAACCTCTGTGTTTTGCCATAAAAGGAGCCTTTCTTCTGCCTGAAAGATAATCGGTTTCTACATTGTAATACTTGTAAGCCAATCTCAGATCCAGATTTTTTGCAGGAGTAAGATCCCATTGTACTTGTACACTATTCGCAAAAGATTTTCCTTCCAGATTATAAAACAAAATCTTGTTGGTATACTGATCCAAATCTGTAATGACCTGATTCTGGAAATCTGTTCTGAAAACATCAGCTATTATTGTGGATTTTTTATTGAAAATTTTGAATTCCTGTTGTAGGCTCAACCCATAGTTCCATGCAATTTCAGGTTTTAGTCCGTAGATATTTCCGTTGTTGGATAAAATCTCGATACTTCTGTTGGATGCAAAATATTGCTGACTTTCTGCAAAAATATTGGCAGTTCTGAATCCTCTCCCAGCAGATAGTCTTAGAATAGTTTTGGGAGCGATATCATATTTGAAATTAAGCCTCGGTGTAAACTGAGTACCTGCAAGATTATGAAAATCCACACGCGCCCCAGCTACTAAAACATATTTGGTACCAGTTAAGGTATATTCTGCAAAAAAGCCCGGAACAGTCTCCTGCCTTTTGTAATTTGTTGTCAGGTAATCTTCATTGTAATCATCTAATAAAAAGCTTGCTCCAACTTTGTACTTATGGTTGGTATTTCCAATAATACTTTCAAAAATTAAATTGGAATAAAAGGTAGACTGTTTTCCAAAGTAATTACGTAGTCCAAAGAAACTGTCCTGCTGATGATAAGTAAACTGATTCATCCAGCCTAAACTTTGGTATGGTTTTCCTTTGAAAACATACCCTGTTTTATTCCATGCCTGAAAGCGCGAAATGTCGATCCCTACACCATACAAATTTTGCTGACTCTGGTTAAGTCTTTTGTTGTAACCAATTTGGCCGGCAGTTCTTTCATCCTTTACAAAGTTAATTCCGAAATGAGAGCCAAATCCGCTATTATTAAGATCATTATAATTAAGAAGATAAGCTGCATTTAGCTGTGTTCCCTTTGGGCGATCCAGAAAGCCGTCATTGTTCATATCGGTGTCGCCGAAAGTTCCATTACCGTGTAATAATATACTTTGATTCCATTTTTCAGCAACCTGAGAGGTATGGGTAATATTGGCTTCAGCACGTCCGTTAAAATCAGAGAACAGATTAAGCTCTGTTGTTGGTTTTTCATTTTCAGATTTCAGAAGTTCCGTGTTAATCTGTCCTGTAATACTTTCATATCCATTAACTACAGTGCTTCCGCCTTTTGTTAGCTGAATCCCACCAATCCAGCGTCCTGGTATAAAGTTCAGCCCGTATGCAGATGCTAATCCTCGTATTTCCGGAAGCTGTTCCTTTGTAAGGCTGGTATATTTCTGATCCAATCCCAGCATTTTAAGCTGTTTTGTTCCGGTTACAGCATTGCTGAACGAAACATCTACCGTTGCATTGGTTTCAAAACTTTCAGAAAGATTGCAACATGCTGCTTTTAATAATTCTTTTGGATTAATGTTGAAAGTCAATCCAACCTCCTTCTTGTTTAGGGCAGTTGCCTCAGCAGCTTTAGTTATCGTAACTCCACCAATTTGTTTTTCTTTTCCTTTATCACTTTGCTGGTGGTCATCTTTTTCATTTTTTATTTCGGTATTTGCTTTATCTGAATGCACCTTTGTATTTGCTTCTCCAAATGCAGTAGTACGGTCGAAATGGCAGCATGCAGGCAGACTTGAGTATGTTTTATCGTCTGCTTTAAACTTTTCATTATCATGCCCGGCATCTGCAACTTTCTGCAGAACTTTTTCAGCAGTGGTTTTTGCCGGATCTAATTCAAGATAAAGTTTTTGCTCATCCGCCTTCCATTCAGCACTTAATGCACCAGCATCTTTAGAAGCTTTTTCTATGCGGGCTTTGCACATGTCGCAGTTTCCTTTCACATAGTATGAAGCTTTGCTTACAGTATGTTCTGAATTCGGTTTGGCATCTCTGTTATAATGACAGCATGCAGGTAATTTGTTATAAATGGCATCTTTAGCTGTGTATTTTTCATTATCATGACCTGCATCCGCTACATGCTGAAGGATTACATCGGTATTCGTATTGTCCGGATTATACTCCACAGTTAATATCTGTGTTTCCGGGCTCCATTGTGCATTTTTTACACCTTTAGTTTTTGCTGCTTTTTCTATTCTGGCTTTACACATTTCGCAGGCTCCTTTTACATGATAAGTTTCTTTTTTTAGAGAGCTCTGGGCATTGATGTTCATAAACAGAAATAGATTCAGGAGCAACAGTCCTGATCTTAAAATTGATTTCATTCTGTAAATTAATTTAGTTCTAATCGATTATGTACAGCTATTTGCTGCTTTCAGGGAATAAAACTAAATGAGTTTAGGCGGTTGCCAGATGTTGAATGTCCTGTTGGGAATAACAGGAAATGAATAGGAGAAAACAGAGGTATCTTTGATAAAAGAATTATGCAAAGGAGCCTCTATTGGTTCTAAAATAATATTATTGACATATCCTGAGCATGTCTGGCAGCTTTTACAGCTATCTTTACAGGACTTATTTGCATGTCCGGAATTTTGATCACAACAGTTTTCGTTATGCTCATTTTCATGCTGGCAGCAACCTTCTGATGATTTTTCAGTAGTATGGCAATCCATTTTCTGAGATGCAGTCACAGAGAACTGTTCCGGATACATAAATGTCCCCAGAAACATCAGAAATATGAGTAAATAGCTTTTTGTTGCCATAACAGTGGCAAAGATAAAACAAAATCTAATAAGAAATACTTTACAGAAGCTTCTTTGTAGCTGATTTAAATTACCTTTTTGATAAACAAGTATGCTTTTTTCTTTCGTAAATTTGTGGATAAGATTTAAATTATTATGTCAGACGTTAAAGTAACTATTATAGATAGAGAAGGTGTTGAACATGAAATTATGGCACCTACAGACATGTCGATGAATCTTATGGAAACCATAAGAGCCTATGAACTGGTAGAAGAGGGAACTTTCGGAATATGCGGCGGGATGCTGATGTGTGCTTCTTGTCAGTGCTATAAACTAAGCGACACAGAGGTGCCTGAAATGGGAGATGAGGAAGAATCGTTGTTGTATAGTGATGGTGTTAATGTAAAAGAAAATAGCCGCCTGAGTTGCCAGATCCCCATTACTATGGATATAGAGGGACTAAAAGTAGAAATAGCTCCGGAGCCATAATTACCAGAGATTATGTTCTAAAAATATAAACCCGCTTTTGGCGGGTTTTTATTTTATATTATTTCGTCGGAATTTCTTTCAGAATATCCTGAAGGTAACCCCAGAACTTCTGTACAGATGTTATATTTACTTTTTCCTCTGGTGAGTGCGCACCGGTAATGTGAGGACCGAAAGATACCATTTCCATTTCAGGATAATTAGCACCAATAATACCACATTCTAATCCTGCGTGACATGCAACAACACGTGGTTGTTCCCCAAATTTCTGAGTATAAATTCTTTCAAGAACCGATACAATTTCAGAATTAGGGTCAGGCTGCCATCCTGGGTAAGATCCTGTGAATGCTACATCCAGACCTGCCAATTCAAATGATGCACGCAGCTGATCTGCCACGGCCATTTTAGTTGAATCTACAGAAGAACGGGAAAGGTTAAGTACCCTTAGTTTTCCTTCTTTCAGTTCTACTTTTGCTATATTGTTAGAAGATTCCACAAGCCCTTCTACTTCAGGACTCATTCTGTAAACTCCGTTATGAGCAGCTTTTAGTCCTTTGATGAAAGATTCTGAATCTGCTGTACTGATTCCTGATCCGTTTGTCTGAGCTCTGCTGATTGTAATCGTAAGATCTTTTTCTACTGATTTGAATTCATTAAGAATATCAGCCTTCAAAACTTCCGCAATTTTTAAATATGCTTCTGCATTTGCTACACTAAAGTTAGCTCTTGCTTCACGTGGAATAGCATTCCTTAATCCACCTGCATTGATATCAGATAATTGGATGCTTTGACTGATACCAGCATATAAAAATCTTCCTAACAGAACATTCGCATTTCCTCTGCCTTTATCAATATCCATTCCGGAATGTCCTCCTGTAAGACCTTTAATCTCAATAGCGATTCCTTCTCCCTGTATAGCTACAGTATTGTATTCTTTTGATGCAGTTACATCTATACCACCAGCACAACCTATATCGATTTCATCATCTTCCTCTGTATCAAGATTAAGAAGAATATCACCATGTAAAACTCCCGGTTTCAGACCAAAAGCTCCGGTCATTCCGGTTTCCTCATCGATAGTAAACAAAGCTTCTATAGCAGGGTGTGCAATATCTGAAGATTCCAGAATACTCATAATAGTAGCAACACCAATACCGTTGTCAGCTCCCAATGTTGTTCCGTCAGCCTTTACCCAGTCACCATCAACCAGCATGTTGATTCCCTGAGTGTCAAAGTCAAAATCTGTATCATTATTCTTCTGACATACCATATCCAGATGCGACTGTAATATTGTCGTTTTTCTGTTCTCCATTCCCGGAGTAGCAGGTTTACGGATGATAACATTTCCTGTTTCATCTTCCGAAGTTTCCAGACCTAAAGATTCTCCAAAATTTTTGATGAAAGCAATAACTTTCTCTTCCTTTTTAGATGGTCTTGGAATAGCATTAAGTGCTGCGAAGTTTTTCCAAATGGCTTTTGGTTCCAGATGTAATAAATCCATTTTATTGTTTGATTATTTTATAAATTGAAATTAACTCATTCATGATTTCAGTGGTTGGTATATGCCTGGCATATTTTGCATTTTGTCCCGCCCAGTAATTTGTGAATTGAGTGTCGTTATGTTTTTTAGCCAGATTTCTCATAGCTTGTGTAAGAACATTCTGAATAGGATATTCCGGTATTGTAAGCTGATTGAGTTCTGTTAGCTTCATAAAATCATTGCAGATTCCACGTGCCCATCTTCCGGTATAGCTTTTGGTTAAAATGGTAGATGTATCCGTAGATTTTTTAATTAAATCACGGTAAACATCAGTAGCAGCGCTTTCTTCAGCCGAAATAAAATGACTGCCGATTTGTACTGCATCTGCACCCATATCGAATGCAGCAGCTATAGTTCTTTTATCATACAGACCACCAGAAGCAATCACAGGAATGTTCACGGCATCTTTTATCTGT is a window of Elizabethkingia anophelis R26 DNA encoding:
- a CDS encoding TonB-dependent receptor domain-containing protein — translated: MKSILRSGLLLLNLFLFMNINAQSSLKKETYHVKGACEMCKARIEKAAKTKGVKNAQWSPETQILTVEYNPDNTNTDVILQHVADAGHDNEKYTAKDAIYNKLPACCHYNRDAKPNSEHTVSKASYYVKGNCDMCKARIEKASKDAGALSAEWKADEQKLYLELDPAKTTAEKVLQKVADAGHDNEKFKADDKTYSSLPACCHFDRTTAFGEANTKVHSDKANTEIKNEKDDHQQSDKGKEKQIGGVTITKAAEATALNKKEVGLTFNINPKELLKAACCNLSESFETNATVDVSFSNAVTGTKQLKMLGLDQKYTSLTKEQLPEIRGLASAYGLNFIPGRWIGGIQLTKGGSTVVNGYESITGQINTELLKSENEKPTTELNLFSDFNGRAEANITHTSQVAEKWNQSILLHGNGTFGDTDMNNDGFLDRPKGTQLNAAYLLNYNDLNNSGFGSHFGINFVKDERTAGQIGYNKRLNQSQQNLYGVGIDISRFQAWNKTGYVFKGKPYQSLGWMNQFTYHQQDSFFGLRNYFGKQSTFYSNLIFESIIGNTNHKYKVGASFLLDDYNEDYLTTNYKRQETVPGFFAEYTLTGTKYVLVAGARVDFHNLAGTQFTPRLNFKYDIAPKTILRLSAGRGFRTANIFAESQQYFASNRSIEILSNNGNIYGLKPEIAWNYGLSLQQEFKIFNKKSTIIADVFRTDFQNQVITDLDQYTNKILFYNLEGKSFANSVQVQWDLTPAKNLDLRLAYKYYNVETDYLSGRRKAPFMAKHRGFFNAAYATNKNDKGGFWSFDTTLNWIGKQRIPFTQSNPQELRLPDYSNAYTTLNAQISKNLNEKVRIYAGGENLTNYKQKNAILDAKNPFGNYFDGGMVYAPIMGANFYIGLDLKF
- a CDS encoding ferredoxin, which translates into the protein MSDVKVTIIDREGVEHEIMAPTDMSMNLMETIRAYELVEEGTFGICGGMLMCASCQCYKLSDTEVPEMGDEEESLLYSDGVNVKENSRLSCQIPITMDIEGLKVEIAPEP
- a CDS encoding aminoacyl-histidine dipeptidase gives rise to the protein MDLLHLEPKAIWKNFAALNAIPRPSKKEEKVIAFIKNFGESLGLETSEDETGNVIIRKPATPGMENRKTTILQSHLDMVCQKNNDTDFDFDTQGINMLVDGDWVKADGTTLGADNGIGVATIMSILESSDIAHPAIEALFTIDEETGMTGAFGLKPGVLHGDILLNLDTEEDDEIDIGCAGGIDVTASKEYNTVAIQGEGIAIEIKGLTGGHSGMDIDKGRGNANVLLGRFLYAGISQSIQLSDINAGGLRNAIPREARANFSVANAEAYLKIAEVLKADILNEFKSVEKDLTITISRAQTNGSGISTADSESFIKGLKAAHNGVYRMSPEVEGLVESSNNIAKVELKEGKLRVLNLSRSSVDSTKMAVADQLRASFELAGLDVAFTGSYPGWQPDPNSEIVSVLERIYTQKFGEQPRVVACHAGLECGIIGANYPEMEMVSFGPHITGAHSPEEKVNITSVQKFWGYLQDILKEIPTK